A section of the Methanocellales archaeon genome encodes:
- a CDS encoding DNA polymerase ligase N-terminal domain-containing protein — MKGNNIYVIQKHDATHLHYDMRLEVNGVLKSWAIPKKPPTEKGVKRLAVQTEDHSIEYANFEGIIPEGSYGAGSVEIWDKGTFEIEEREKDKLVVHIYGNKLEGRYCLIQLKGQEKNWLFFKC, encoded by the coding sequence ATGAAAGGGAATAACATTTATGTTATACAAAAACACGATGCAACACATCTTCATTATGATATGCGATTAGAAGTCAATGGTGTTTTGAAAAGCTGGGCTATTCCCAAAAAGCCGCCAACGGAAAAGGGGGTAAAAAGATTAGCAGTACAAACCGAAGATCATTCTATTGAATATGCAAATTTTGAGGGCATCATTCCTGAAGGAAGTTATGGAGCGGGATCTGTTGAAATTTGGGATAAAGGAACATTTGAAATTGAAGAAAGAGAGAAAGATAAACTCGTTGTCCATATATATGGAAACAAATTGGAAGGTAGATACTGCCTTATACAATTGAAGGGGCAAGAAAAGAACTGGCTTTTCTTTAAATGCTAA
- a CDS encoding ATP-dependent helicase, with amino-acid sequence MAIRTAHEYEDEEIYGRLEPYIGEWFRCTFETFTPPQRYAIIEIMRRRNILVCAPTGTGKTFACFLGIINYLCKLARDAKLEDKIYCLYISPLRALGNDIHRNLELPLAEITEIAKDMGAEMPAIRVATRTGDTPPREKQMMLRKPPHILITTPETAAIILNAPKFSLHLANLEYVIIDEVHEVADSKRGAHLSLTLERLQHDKEFVRIGMSATTSPIREVAKFLVGYENEKLRSCLVADVSHAKPFEIKVISPVKDLTLMDSAEATALMYGLIKELVDKHRSTLIFTNTRSGAERVSYHLSRLYAELGEDAGIGAHHGSLSRETRVDVEEGLKEGRMKAVACSSSLELGIDIGTLDLCILVGSPKSVTRLIQRVGRSGHEFLAKAKGRLIVLDRDDLVEGAVLAKCALERKLDDVQIVGTALDVLAQQLVGMSLVKRWTVEEAYEVVRRAHPYHHLSEEAFRSVLRYLSGSELEGRKVYPKIWYSPEEGLFGRRGRMVRGIYMTHVGTIPSESSVQVYQGKKWIGKIDEMFLERLSKGDIFVLGGRTWVFRHVSGIRASVEDASGAAPTIPSWIGEMLPLSFDSAVEIGKFRSIMGKKIVSQEKDRIINWLGGEYHLDRRGAKQIYEYFRQQHSYAGKIPSHDLILFEEYFDSLGRQNIIFHALYGRRTLDALSRAYAYKIGREYHTNVAVTISDNGFILKLPVRKRAELRSIVKILKSEEMEEVLRKTLRRTELFKRRFRQCATRGLMILRQYKGYEIKMGRQQRSSDVVLSAASKMPNFPIMEETYREILEEVMDIKHAKEVLRGMEGGKIKVDFIEGLPVPTPFAHNLVTLQAADVVLMESRKEFLQELHRRVLEYIGAKTCEF; translated from the coding sequence ATGGCAATTAGAACTGCGCACGAGTATGAGGATGAAGAGATCTATGGGAGATTGGAGCCTTACATAGGAGAGTGGTTCCGCTGCACTTTTGAGACGTTCACACCCCCGCAGAGATATGCAATCATCGAAATCATGCGTAGAAGGAACATACTTGTGTGCGCACCTACTGGGACCGGAAAGACGTTTGCCTGTTTCCTAGGTATCATCAATTATCTCTGCAAACTGGCTAGGGATGCAAAGCTAGAGGATAAAATCTATTGTCTGTACATCTCTCCGCTAAGAGCGCTGGGCAATGATATCCACCGCAATTTAGAGCTCCCTCTTGCGGAAATCACCGAGATCGCAAAAGATATGGGGGCAGAGATGCCCGCCATAAGGGTGGCTACCAGGACCGGAGACACCCCTCCAAGGGAGAAGCAGATGATGCTTCGAAAGCCGCCCCATATCCTGATAACCACTCCCGAGACCGCAGCGATCATCCTAAATGCTCCAAAGTTTTCCCTTCACCTGGCGAATCTGGAATACGTGATCATCGATGAGGTGCATGAGGTAGCTGATTCGAAGAGGGGGGCACATCTGAGCTTAACATTGGAGCGTCTCCAGCATGATAAAGAATTTGTCAGGATAGGGATGAGTGCCACTACATCTCCCATAAGGGAAGTGGCCAAGTTTCTGGTCGGCTATGAAAACGAAAAGCTCAGGAGTTGTTTGGTAGCAGACGTTTCACATGCGAAGCCCTTTGAGATCAAAGTCATCTCACCCGTAAAGGATCTAACCCTCATGGACAGCGCTGAGGCCACAGCTTTAATGTATGGGCTCATAAAGGAGCTCGTTGACAAGCACAGATCCACGCTCATATTCACCAACACGCGTTCCGGAGCTGAAAGAGTATCTTATCACTTGTCAAGGCTTTACGCAGAATTGGGGGAGGATGCAGGAATAGGGGCTCACCACGGCTCCTTGTCCAGGGAAACGAGGGTTGATGTGGAGGAAGGATTGAAAGAAGGGAGAATGAAAGCAGTCGCCTGCTCCTCCTCACTGGAGCTGGGCATAGATATCGGGACGTTAGACCTCTGCATCCTTGTGGGATCGCCGAAAAGCGTAACCAGGCTCATACAGCGCGTAGGTCGTTCAGGACATGAATTTCTTGCTAAAGCCAAAGGTCGCTTGATAGTGTTGGACCGGGACGATCTGGTGGAGGGTGCGGTGCTGGCGAAATGCGCCTTGGAAAGGAAATTGGATGATGTGCAGATAGTTGGCACCGCTCTGGATGTGCTGGCTCAGCAGTTGGTAGGGATGTCCCTTGTGAAGAGGTGGACGGTGGAAGAAGCCTATGAGGTCGTTAGGAGAGCCCACCCATACCACCATCTGAGCGAAGAGGCTTTTCGCTCAGTCTTGAGATATCTTTCTGGATCTGAGCTGGAGGGGCGAAAAGTCTATCCGAAGATATGGTATTCTCCGGAAGAAGGCCTTTTTGGAAGACGAGGTCGTATGGTGAGAGGAATCTATATGACCCATGTTGGAACGATTCCATCCGAATCCTCCGTGCAGGTCTACCAGGGCAAGAAATGGATCGGGAAAATCGATGAGATGTTCCTAGAAAGGCTCAGTAAAGGCGACATATTCGTCTTGGGTGGGAGAACATGGGTCTTCAGGCATGTTAGTGGAATCAGAGCCTCTGTGGAGGATGCCTCTGGCGCCGCACCAACGATACCTTCCTGGATAGGGGAGATGCTCCCTCTCAGTTTTGATTCCGCCGTAGAGATAGGTAAATTCAGATCTATAATGGGGAAAAAGATCGTTTCACAGGAGAAGGATAGAATCATAAACTGGTTGGGGGGAGAGTACCACCTCGACAGGAGGGGGGCAAAGCAAATATACGAATACTTCAGACAACAGCATTCATATGCTGGAAAAATACCCTCCCATGACCTCATTCTATTTGAAGAGTATTTCGACTCTCTTGGCAGGCAAAACATAATATTCCATGCCCTTTATGGGCGCCGTACACTGGATGCGCTATCAAGAGCCTATGCCTACAAGATCGGCAGAGAATATCACACCAATGTGGCCGTTACGATCAGCGATAACGGCTTCATACTCAAGCTTCCTGTGCGCAAAAGAGCCGAGCTAAGGAGTATAGTAAAAATCCTCAAGAGTGAGGAGATGGAGGAAGTGCTGAGAAAAACGTTGAGAAGAACGGAGCTCTTCAAGCGGAGATTTCGCCAGTGTGCCACACGAGGACTGATGATTCTGAGGCAATACAAGGGTTATGAGATCAAGATGGGGAGGCAGCAGAGAAGCTCAGACGTTGTGCTGAGTGCAGCCAGTAAGATGCCTAACTTTCCAATCATGGAGGAGACCTATAGGGAAATTTTGGAAGAAGTGATGGACATAAAGCATGCGAAGGAAGTGCTAAGAGGCATGGAAGGTGGTAAGATAAAAGTGGACTTTATAGAGGGGTTGCCGGTGCCCACACCCTTCGCTCACAATCTGGTAACCTTGCAAGCAGCAGATGTGGTTCTCATGGAGTCTCGCAAGGAGTTCCTGCAAGAGCTTCACAGAAGGGTTTTGGAGTACATTGGAGCCAAGACATGCGAATTTTAG
- a CDS encoding metallophosphoesterase, with translation MRILEAIQIIEPYAALYLPREGAICIADLHLGYEEALAEEIGMTLPTTQLSEVERTFKSLMDSCEADHLIINGDLKHVFARSTPQEWAEVPAFIEFALQKVEKITLVRGNHDTLLGPLKRFSKVEVVAEHHLGDIVFVHGHKDYVPSSERTIIIGHEHPVLVLGDTVGARVRVPTFLQGKIDGKNLIVMPAFSPLAGGTEINLACSEELLSPILRRVDIGKMVAYAIDPEAGILKFPELKKWREVSLRL, from the coding sequence ATGCGAATTTTAGAAGCAATACAGATCATCGAGCCATATGCTGCACTCTACCTTCCTAGAGAGGGAGCTATTTGCATCGCTGACCTCCACCTGGGATACGAGGAGGCACTGGCGGAGGAGATCGGCATGACACTTCCAACCACGCAGCTGAGCGAAGTGGAGAGAACTTTTAAGTCCTTAATGGATTCATGCGAAGCCGATCACCTGATCATAAACGGTGACCTAAAGCACGTTTTCGCCAGGTCAACCCCCCAGGAATGGGCAGAAGTTCCAGCTTTTATCGAATTCGCTCTGCAAAAGGTGGAGAAGATCACTTTAGTCAGGGGAAATCACGATACCCTGCTTGGCCCCCTAAAACGCTTTAGCAAGGTGGAAGTCGTCGCAGAGCATCACCTAGGCGACATCGTCTTCGTTCACGGTCACAAGGATTACGTTCCTTCCAGCGAAAGGACGATAATTATCGGCCACGAGCATCCCGTGCTGGTGTTGGGAGATACCGTGGGAGCGAGGGTGAGAGTGCCAACCTTTCTCCAAGGCAAGATCGATGGGAAGAACCTGATCGTGATGCCTGCCTTTTCCCCCCTTGCAGGCGGAACGGAGATCAATCTTGCTTGCAGTGAGGAGCTTTTATCACCGATACTGCGTAGAGTGGATATCGGAAAAATGGTTGCATATGCCATTGATCCCGAGGCAGGAATACTGAAGTTTCCCGAACTCAAAAAATGGAGAGAAGTGTCGTTGAGACTCTAG
- the sufC gene encoding Fe-S cluster assembly ATPase SufC, whose translation MALLEIKNLHVEVGGKEILKGVNLEIGKGEVHILLGPNASGKTTLVMTILGMPAYKVSKGDIIFDGKDVINLSIDQRAREGIGFAFQFPPAISGVKLRDIIRLCGGKEPWDPSKEKEERFATEALRNVGLPPSFRDRDLNVGFSGGEKKRSELVQIFAMKPKLMILDEPDSGVDIDSLKLIGGRVDSFLKETGGSLLLITHHRHILQYMDSDLAHVMCDGKIVVSDYPENILSKIEEKGYCAYVDVCPPSTKKEHMKLLPEE comes from the coding sequence ATGGCTTTGTTAGAGATCAAGAATCTTCATGTAGAGGTTGGCGGCAAGGAGATTCTGAAGGGCGTTAACCTGGAGATTGGCAAGGGCGAGGTGCATATTCTTTTGGGTCCTAATGCATCTGGCAAGACTACCTTGGTTATGACTATATTGGGAATGCCTGCCTACAAGGTCTCCAAGGGCGATATAATTTTCGATGGGAAAGATGTAATAAATCTATCCATAGACCAACGCGCAAGAGAGGGCATAGGCTTTGCATTCCAGTTCCCCCCTGCGATAAGTGGCGTGAAATTGCGAGATATAATCCGCCTTTGCGGCGGAAAGGAGCCCTGGGACCCGAGTAAGGAAAAGGAAGAAAGATTTGCCACTGAAGCACTTAGGAATGTGGGGTTGCCTCCAAGTTTCAGAGACCGGGATTTGAATGTGGGCTTTTCAGGCGGTGAGAAAAAAAGATCGGAGCTAGTTCAGATCTTTGCGATGAAGCCGAAACTTATGATCTTGGATGAGCCTGATAGCGGCGTTGATATAGACTCTCTCAAGCTGATCGGGGGGCGAGTGGATAGTTTCTTAAAAGAGACCGGGGGTTCATTGCTCCTGATCACCCATCACAGGCACATTTTACAATACATGGATTCGGATTTAGCTCATGTGATGTGCGACGGAAAGATCGTCGTTAGTGACTATCCGGAGAATATTCTATCCAAGATAGAGGAAAAGGGCTATTGTGCATACGTGGATGTGTGCCCCCCCTCGACGAAAAAGGAGCATATGAAGCTCCTGCCTGAGGAATGA
- a CDS encoding SufD family Fe-S cluster assembly protein, whose product MKEFPKWYVEKRKRAQELLKNARPAKYGPDIDLAVFDAEVPQHDKVGGISELSDAVLGASRAVGTREDEEHRSGTYFQYDNDVVYLKYTEWVKENLPDGLIVLNIDDAIRTYPWIERYWFRELPMGLDKYATYVAANSVGGAFVWAKEGAKIDYPIQACLFMGTDKAVQAPHIIIIAEPGSKIHLITGCTVHPGCETAAHIAATEIYVKEGADVTLSMIHSWGQNFHVRPRMGAIVEENGVLNMNYILLTPVRSIQMYPTVILKGQGAKASFRNMILSRKNSKIDVGSSIIFSAEGTKGEIVSRAVIMDESILDMRGVLRGNKPKTHGHLECRALLLSDNAIARAHPSLDGRSKETEMTHEAAVGKIADEQLYYLMTRGLSESEATSLIVRGFLDTDIPGLPPELQAEISRIVSMTAEEAM is encoded by the coding sequence ATGAAAGAGTTCCCGAAATGGTACGTGGAAAAGCGAAAAAGAGCTCAAGAGTTGCTTAAAAATGCAAGGCCTGCCAAGTATGGTCCAGATATCGATCTGGCTGTTTTTGATGCGGAAGTCCCTCAACATGACAAAGTGGGGGGGATATCTGAGCTTAGCGATGCAGTGCTGGGCGCTTCCAGAGCTGTGGGGACAAGAGAAGACGAGGAGCACAGAAGCGGCACGTACTTCCAGTACGACAACGATGTGGTCTACCTGAAGTACACTGAATGGGTAAAAGAGAACCTACCAGACGGATTGATCGTCCTTAACATAGATGATGCCATTAGGACATATCCTTGGATTGAGCGATATTGGTTTAGGGAGCTGCCCATGGGACTGGATAAATATGCAACTTATGTGGCAGCCAACTCTGTTGGTGGGGCATTCGTTTGGGCTAAAGAAGGGGCTAAGATCGATTATCCAATCCAGGCTTGTTTGTTCATGGGCACTGATAAGGCCGTACAGGCACCACACATCATCATCATCGCCGAACCCGGCTCTAAGATACACCTGATAACCGGTTGCACGGTCCATCCGGGATGTGAAACTGCGGCCCACATTGCTGCGACCGAGATCTACGTAAAAGAGGGCGCAGATGTGACTTTATCGATGATACATTCCTGGGGGCAGAACTTTCACGTTCGACCGAGGATGGGGGCGATAGTCGAGGAAAATGGGGTGCTGAACATGAACTATATCCTGCTGACGCCTGTTAGGTCCATCCAGATGTATCCTACGGTTATACTGAAGGGCCAAGGTGCTAAAGCGAGTTTCAGGAACATGATTTTGAGCAGAAAAAACTCAAAAATCGATGTTGGCAGCAGCATCATATTTTCGGCAGAGGGAACCAAGGGAGAAATAGTCTCCCGTGCAGTCATTATGGATGAGTCGATCCTAGACATGAGGGGCGTATTAAGGGGGAACAAGCCGAAAACACATGGTCACCTGGAATGCAGGGCTCTCCTGTTGAGCGATAACGCGATAGCCAGAGCGCATCCGAGCTTGGATGGCAGGTCAAAGGAAACCGAGATGACCCATGAGGCAGCGGTTGGAAAAATCGCTGATGAGCAGTTGTACTATCTGATGACCAGGGGGCTAAGCGAGAGCGAGGCAACCTCACTCATAGTAAGGGGATTTCTGGATACGGATATTCCCGGTTTGCCCCCGGAGCTCCAGGCTGAGATCAGCAGGATAGTTTCAATGACCGCAGAAGAGGCTATGTAG
- a CDS encoding CPBP family intramembrane metalloprotease has translation MPLNLGMFPIALMLLALPIPLVYCLQWKKESLRKVALISICCILIVIGYRITEDLGKVIEPTLGYFVGKLILFTILPLITILYLERCKIKAALEQVGVKKEKLLTSIFWGLGVLVITVILALIIYEWGQVEPTSAYWYVIMFFEAFNEEFLFRGVLLLYLWKITDLKIAYATSVLAFILAHPQHLTSLSLIGVAAQGILLGIVTYKTKNLIGPWISHGLNRAIPSLIITALGV, from the coding sequence ATGCCCCTTAATCTTGGAATGTTTCCGATAGCCCTGATGCTTTTAGCTTTACCCATCCCTTTAGTATACTGCCTACAATGGAAAAAAGAAAGCCTAAGAAAAGTAGCGCTAATTTCCATTTGTTGCATTCTGATAGTCATTGGTTATAGAATCACTGAGGATTTAGGTAAGGTCATTGAACCTACTCTTGGCTATTTCGTAGGAAAATTGATCCTATTTACCATTCTTCCTCTGATTACAATTCTCTATCTCGAGAGGTGTAAAATCAAAGCAGCATTAGAACAGGTAGGCGTAAAAAAAGAAAAACTTCTAACGAGCATTTTTTGGGGCCTTGGGGTATTAGTGATAACTGTAATACTTGCGTTAATAATATACGAGTGGGGGCAAGTAGAGCCTACCTCGGCATACTGGTATGTAATTATGTTCTTTGAAGCTTTTAATGAAGAGTTTCTTTTTAGAGGCGTTCTTCTTTTATATCTCTGGAAAATCACAGATCTTAAAATAGCCTATGCAACCTCAGTTCTAGCATTTATACTTGCCCATCCACAACATCTCACATCCCTGTCTTTAATTGGTGTTGCTGCACAAGGAATATTGCTGGGGATCGTTACCTATAAGACGAAAAACCTTATTGGGCCATGGATTTCACACGGCTTAAATCGAGCCATACCTTCATTGATAATAACTGCATTAGGGGTATAG